One Myotis daubentonii chromosome 12, mMyoDau2.1, whole genome shotgun sequence genomic region harbors:
- the LBH gene encoding protein LBH, producing MSVYFPIHCPDYLRSAEMTEVMMSTPSMEEIGLNPRKDGLSYQIFPDPSDFDRCCKLKDRLPSIVVEPTEGEVESGELRWPPEEFLVQEDEQDNCEETATENKEQ from the exons CCCTGACTATCTGAGATCGGCCGAGATGACTGAGGTGATGATGAGCACCCCATCCATGGAGGAGATTGGCCTCAACCCCCGAAAGGATGGCCTTTCCTATCAG ATCTTCCCTGACCCGTCAGACTTTGACCGCTGCTGCAAACTGAAGGACCGCCTGCCCTCCATAGTGGTGGAGCCCAcagagggggaggtggagagcgGGGAGCTGCGGTGGCCCCCCGAGGAGTTCTTGGTCCAGGAGGATGAGCAGGACAACTGTGAAGAGACAGCGACAGAGAACAAGGAGCAGTAG